In Gammaproteobacteria bacterium, the following proteins share a genomic window:
- the mutS gene encoding DNA mismatch repair protein MutS, which yields MSVVDSKKTKGHTPMMQQYLRIKADYPHTIVFYRMGDFYELFFDDARKVSRLLDITLTARGESNGEPIPMAGVPYHSVEPYLAKLVRLGESVAICEQVGDPATSKGPVERQVARVVTPGTVTDEMLLEERRDNLLGALYFDGTHYGVASLDLASGRFYVLQTDTEEGLLAEIERLRPSELLVSEEMSLPVILQKRPGLRKQPPWLFDLHSAQRQLNQQFNTKDLSGFGCEDLHSAVAAAGCLLQYVKDTQKSALPHLRGLRTVRLDDAINLDAATRRNLELEINMNGGTSNTLASVLDNTATAMGGRLLRRWINQPIRQHAILRQRYQAIDTLLEQSRFEEIFDTLRSVGDIERILARVALRSARPRDLAVLRDTLGLMPQIHAHLTELDSPLLQQLQQDMDLHADVFALLSAAIIDNPPVVIRDGGVIAAGFDAELDELRLLRENSDQFLVDLETRERERTGISTLKVGYNRIHGYYIELSRVRADQVPLDYQRRQTLKGAERYITPELKTFEDKVLSAKERALAKEKALYDAILEQLQPPLAAMQTTAEALAQLDVLNNLAERATTLKLCQPQLQSQPGLVIKGGRHPVVEQVLSEPFVPNDLELHDQRRMLIITGPNMGGKSTYMRQTAILALMAHIGSYVAADSAAIGPMDRIFTRIGASDDLAGGRSTFMVEMTETANILHNATAESLVLMDEIGRGTSTFDGLSLAWACAEHLAQDVRAFTLFATHYFELTTLPEEHPSIANVHLTAVEHGNKIVFMHTVKEGPASQSYGLAVASLAGVPQVVVDMAKRRLHQLENQAVQQPAVISAPVQQQLGLFDMPVESPALVALKKMDINDMTPRDAINALYSLQALMKK from the coding sequence GCTCGACATTACCCTGACTGCGCGCGGCGAATCCAACGGTGAACCCATCCCCATGGCCGGCGTACCGTATCATTCGGTGGAACCCTATCTGGCCAAACTGGTTCGCCTGGGCGAATCGGTCGCCATTTGCGAACAGGTCGGCGATCCGGCCACCTCCAAGGGCCCGGTCGAACGTCAGGTGGCGCGGGTGGTCACGCCCGGCACCGTCACCGACGAAATGCTGCTGGAAGAGCGCCGCGACAACCTGCTCGGTGCGCTGTACTTTGACGGTACGCACTACGGCGTCGCCAGTCTGGACTTGGCCAGTGGTCGTTTCTATGTGTTGCAAACTGACACCGAGGAAGGACTGCTGGCGGAAATCGAGCGGTTGCGTCCGTCCGAATTGCTGGTCAGCGAAGAGATGAGCCTGCCAGTCATCCTGCAAAAACGCCCCGGCCTGCGCAAACAGCCACCCTGGCTGTTTGATCTGCACAGTGCCCAACGCCAACTGAACCAGCAGTTCAACACCAAGGATCTGTCCGGCTTTGGTTGCGAGGATTTGCACAGCGCCGTCGCCGCCGCCGGCTGTTTGCTGCAATACGTCAAGGACACGCAGAAAAGCGCCCTGCCGCATCTGCGCGGTCTGCGCACCGTGCGCCTGGACGACGCCATCAACCTGGATGCAGCCACCCGCCGCAATCTGGAACTGGAAATCAACATGAACGGCGGCACCAGCAACACCCTGGCCTCGGTGCTGGACAACACCGCCACCGCCATGGGTGGCCGCCTGTTGCGACGCTGGATCAACCAACCTATTCGCCAGCACGCCATTTTGCGCCAACGTTATCAGGCCATCGACACCCTGCTGGAGCAAAGCCGCTTTGAGGAAATTTTCGACACCCTGCGCAGCGTCGGTGACATCGAACGCATCCTCGCCCGCGTCGCGTTACGCAGCGCCCGTCCACGCGATTTGGCGGTGCTGCGCGACACGCTGGGACTGATGCCGCAGATTCATGCGCATCTGACCGAACTGGATTCACCGCTGCTGCAACAACTGCAACAGGACATGGATCTGCACGCCGATGTTTTCGCCCTGCTGTCGGCGGCGATTATCGACAATCCACCGGTAGTGATTCGCGACGGCGGCGTCATCGCCGCCGGCTTTGATGCCGAGCTGGACGAACTGCGCCTGCTGCGTGAAAACAGCGATCAGTTTTTGGTGGATCTGGAAACCCGCGAGCGCGAACGCACCGGCATCAGCACACTGAAAGTTGGCTATAACCGCATTCACGGCTACTACATCGAATTGTCCCGAGTGCGCGCCGATCAGGTGCCACTGGACTACCAGCGCCGCCAAACCCTGAAGGGTGCCGAGCGCTACATCACGCCGGAATTAAAAACTTTCGAAGACAAAGTCCTCAGTGCCAAAGAGCGCGCACTGGCCAAGGAAAAAGCACTGTACGATGCCATTCTCGAACAGTTACAGCCGCCGCTGGCAGCAATGCAAACCACCGCCGAAGCCTTGGCGCAACTGGACGTGCTTAACAATCTGGCCGAGCGCGCCACCACGCTGAAACTGTGCCAGCCACAACTGCAAAGCCAGCCCGGACTGGTGATCAAAGGGGGTCGTCATCCTGTGGTCGAACAGGTACTGTCCGAGCCCTTCGTGCCCAACGATCTGGAACTGCACGACCAACGCCGCATGCTGATCATCACCGGCCCCAACATGGGCGGTAAATCGACCTACATGCGTCAGACTGCGATCCTCGCATTGATGGCGCACATCGGCAGCTATGTCGCCGCCGACAGCGCCGCAATCGGCCCGATGGACAGAATTTTCACCCGCATCGGTGCATCGGACGATCTGGCCGGTGGTCGTTCGACCTTCATGGTGGAGATGACCGAAACCGCCAACATCCTGCACAACGCCACCGCCGAAAGTCTGGTACTGATGGACGAAATCGGTCGCGGCACTTCAACCTTCGACGGCCTGTCACTGGCCTGGGCCTGTGCTGAACATCTGGCGCAAGACGTGCGCGCGTTCACCCTGTTCGCCACTCACTATTTCGAACTGACCACCCTGCCCGAAGAACACCCCAGCATCGCCAACGTGCATTTGACAGCAGTGGAACACGGCAACAAAATTGTTTTCATGCACACGGTGAAGGAAGGCCCTGCCAGCCAGAGTTATGGTCTGGCCGTCGCCAGCCTGGCCGGCGTGCCGCAAGTGGTGGTGGACATGGCCAAACGCCGCCTGCATCAACTGGAAAATCAGGCCGTGCAGCAACCCGCCGTGATCAGTGCACCGGTACAGCAGCAACTGGGGTTGTTTGACATGCCGGTGGAATCGCCTGCGCTGGTCGCGTTGAAAAAAATGGACATCAACGACATGACGCCGCGCGACGCTATCAACGCGCTCTATAGCCTGCAGGCGTTGATGAAAAAATAA
- a CDS encoding ferredoxin family protein, whose amino-acid sequence MAYVVSDNCVKCKYTDCVEVCPVDCFHEGPNFLVIDPDECIDCTLCEPECPAGAIFSEDDVPAGQEAYIALNAELAKLWPVITERKDALPDAKEWDGKTNKMQYIER is encoded by the coding sequence ATGGCCTACGTCGTCTCTGACAACTGCGTCAAATGCAAATATACCGATTGTGTTGAAGTGTGCCCGGTGGACTGCTTCCACGAAGGCCCCAACTTTCTCGTCATTGATCCTGACGAATGCATTGATTGCACATTGTGCGAACCTGAATGCCCCGCCGGTGCCATTTTCTCTGAAGATGACGTGCCTGCCGGCCAGGAAGCCTACATTGCACTCAACGCCGAACTTGCCAAACTCTGGCCGGTAATCACCGAGAGAAAAGACGCCCTGCCTGACGCCAAAGAATGGGACGGCAAGACCAACAAAATGCAGTACATCGAACGTTAA
- a CDS encoding PD-(D/E)XK nuclease family protein: MTSPPVHALAFADHVLASVAGEIIRQHRHQLPDLSQVVVLLPDLLPAVRLRRLLLQEAQAQNCPALLGPHITTLKQHIEGESLLDTPVLSGDARELVLVEALKQHPELFNHGNPWAIADSLLKLFDELVMYQCQLPQNLDDFIIQLQHIYGTQSAALSREAQLVHTLWLAWQEQLRAHGQIDLNTAYLLRLAQHRPPAQRRYYVAGYAGLTPAEAQWLAPLLNSGQAQFFMHGAPQSQPSLPGYPLQQLLQRLQQPATNINNAQAKQLYSQWLDMVFGSTETDLGSRCRQFAQQHPRSPAQGKLHLFKADSFEQEAQAIVLKVLHIKAQKKQRIGLVIEDRRLARRLRALLERRQIALRDSTGWSLSTTSAAAALENWLQCLEEDFAHQPLLDLLKSPYLCDEAARSDYLKQVYRLELDVVRMENIPRNLARYQAALHSRQQRLENVLPFDARPLQQLLDHLGQAAEPILHIRRQQHPAVVWLQALQQSLERLGLTQGFGNDDGGQQILLVLHDLEQAGRHSELPLGWGDFRTWLGRALEKHTFKPQDPHEQYVDLLHLPQSQLGHFEALIIGGVSSEYFPASRGSSPFFNNAVRSQLGLPTRQQAQDQQLYHFRRLLESAPDIWLTFHQGEEENLPSPWFTLLQAAHQLGWQQSLTDTALEQWLNTPEQVRWPTHSSLPHASDQPLPSLPTTLFPQHLSATSHQQLIDCPYAFFAAKGLKLQAPEEVREALEKNDYGHRIHQMLEAFHTQLPGLPPPFAKVVNATNQHDAEAHLNMICEAVFARDIEDNFQHRGWLRRAQHLIPAIIRWELKRQQDHWRFHRAEVSQRAPLADICQLYGRLDRIDQRDQGYAILDYKTGRIPSQQDVDSGEAVQLAHYALTLADVDVQQVEYVLLDGDNVRGSRIEGEHLAELTQRIAERLQTVGEQILDQQPLPAWGDPETCSYCSFRGLCRKDHWLRLLIKP; the protein is encoded by the coding sequence ATGACATCGCCCCCGGTTCACGCGCTGGCCTTTGCCGATCATGTGCTGGCCAGCGTGGCCGGGGAAATCATCCGCCAGCATCGTCACCAATTGCCCGACCTGAGTCAGGTCGTGGTACTGCTGCCCGATTTGCTGCCCGCCGTGCGCTTGCGCCGCTTGCTGCTGCAGGAAGCACAGGCACAGAATTGTCCCGCCTTGTTGGGACCGCACATCACCACACTGAAACAGCACATCGAAGGCGAATCCCTGCTGGACACGCCGGTGCTCAGCGGCGATGCGCGCGAACTGGTGCTGGTCGAAGCACTCAAGCAACACCCGGAACTGTTCAATCACGGCAACCCCTGGGCCATTGCCGATTCGCTGCTGAAATTATTCGACGAGCTGGTGATGTACCAGTGCCAGTTGCCGCAAAACCTGGACGACTTCATCATCCAGTTGCAGCACATCTACGGCACCCAGTCGGCGGCGCTGTCGCGCGAAGCGCAACTGGTACACACCTTGTGGCTGGCTTGGCAGGAACAACTGCGCGCCCACGGCCAAATCGATCTGAACACTGCCTATCTGTTGCGCCTGGCCCAGCATCGCCCACCAGCGCAACGGCGCTACTACGTCGCCGGCTATGCCGGACTGACACCCGCTGAAGCCCAATGGCTGGCGCCGCTGCTGAACAGTGGTCAGGCGCAATTTTTTATGCACGGCGCACCGCAGTCGCAACCGTCACTGCCCGGTTATCCGTTGCAACAACTGCTGCAGCGTCTGCAACAACCCGCAACCAACATCAACAACGCGCAAGCCAAACAGTTGTACAGCCAGTGGCTGGACATGGTGTTTGGCAGTACCGAAACCGATCTGGGCAGTCGCTGTCGCCAATTCGCCCAACAACATCCGCGCAGTCCCGCCCAAGGAAAACTGCACCTGTTCAAGGCGGACAGTTTTGAACAGGAAGCCCAGGCCATCGTGCTCAAAGTGCTGCACATCAAGGCGCAAAAAAAACAGCGCATCGGTTTGGTGATCGAAGACCGCCGCCTGGCGCGTCGCCTGCGGGCGCTGCTTGAGCGCCGCCAAATCGCGCTGCGTGATTCCACCGGCTGGTCGCTGTCCACCACCTCAGCCGCCGCCGCACTGGAAAACTGGCTGCAATGCCTGGAAGAAGATTTCGCTCATCAACCGCTGCTGGACCTGCTCAAATCACCCTACCTGTGTGACGAAGCGGCTCGCAGCGATTACCTCAAGCAGGTCTACCGACTGGAGCTGGACGTGGTGCGCATGGAAAACATTCCGCGCAATCTCGCCCGTTACCAGGCCGCACTGCACTCACGCCAGCAACGTCTGGAAAATGTATTGCCGTTCGATGCCCGTCCGCTGCAGCAACTGCTCGATCACCTGGGACAGGCCGCAGAACCCATCCTGCACATTCGTCGCCAGCAACACCCTGCAGTGGTCTGGCTGCAGGCATTGCAACAAAGTCTGGAACGACTGGGACTGACCCAAGGCTTTGGCAACGATGACGGCGGTCAACAAATTCTGCTGGTGCTGCATGACTTGGAACAGGCAGGCCGACACAGCGAATTGCCGCTGGGCTGGGGAGATTTTCGCACCTGGCTGGGCCGTGCCCTGGAAAAACACACCTTCAAGCCACAAGATCCGCACGAACAATACGTCGATCTGCTACACTTGCCGCAAAGCCAGCTGGGCCATTTTGAAGCCCTGATCATCGGTGGCGTCAGCAGCGAATATTTTCCTGCCAGTCGCGGCAGTAGCCCATTTTTCAACAACGCCGTGCGCAGCCAGCTTGGGCTGCCCACCCGCCAGCAGGCACAGGACCAACAGCTCTACCATTTCCGCCGCCTGCTCGAATCCGCACCCGACATCTGGCTAACCTTTCATCAGGGCGAAGAGGAAAACCTGCCCAGCCCCTGGTTCACCCTGTTGCAAGCCGCCCATCAATTGGGCTGGCAGCAATCGTTAACCGATACGGCACTGGAACAATGGCTGAACACCCCGGAACAGGTTCGCTGGCCGACCCACAGCTCGCTGCCCCACGCCAGCGATCAACCACTGCCCAGCCTACCAACCACACTGTTTCCACAGCACCTCTCGGCCACCTCGCATCAGCAATTGATCGACTGCCCGTATGCGTTCTTCGCCGCCAAAGGCTTGAAGCTGCAGGCACCGGAGGAAGTACGCGAAGCACTGGAGAAAAACGATTACGGCCACCGCATTCATCAAATGCTTGAGGCATTCCACACCCAACTGCCTGGTCTGCCGCCGCCGTTTGCCAAGGTGGTCAACGCCACCAATCAACATGACGCCGAAGCACACCTGAACATGATTTGCGAAGCGGTGTTTGCCCGCGACATTGAAGACAATTTCCAGCATCGCGGCTGGTTGCGTCGCGCCCAGCATTTGATTCCTGCCATCATCCGGTGGGAACTCAAACGCCAGCAGGATCATTGGCGCTTCCATCGCGCCGAAGTCTCGCAACGGGCGCCACTGGCGGACATCTGCCAGCTCTATGGCCGGCTCGATCGTATTGACCAGCGCGACCAGGGATACGCCATTCTCGACTACAAAACCGGCAGAATACCTAGCCAGCAGGATGTCGACAGCGGCGAAGCGGTGCAGCTGGCGCATTATGCGCTGACCCTGGCCGACGTCGATGTACAACAGGTCGAATACGTTCTCCTTGACGGTGACAACGTTCGCGGCAGCCGCATCGAAGGCGAACACCTGGCCGAATTGACCCAGCGCATCGCCGAGCGCCTGCAAACGGTGGGCGAACAGATTCTTGATCAACAGCCACTGCCTGCCTGGGGCGACCCGGAAACCTGTTCTTACTGCAGCTTTCGTGGCCTGTGCCGCAAAGATCACTGGCTAAGGCTCCTGATCAAGCCTTAG